From the genome of Raphanus sativus cultivar WK10039 unplaced genomic scaffold, ASM80110v3 Scaffold2720, whole genome shotgun sequence:
AAGGCAACCTCTCAATCCAGCAACCAGTCACATGATCCACTCAACCTTTGATGAAAAGGTAATGCAGAAAGGAAACAAGGCGGATCCATTGTTACACCatgctcctgctcctgctccgGCAGCTTCTCTTCTGAGAGATGTGAGAAGAACATCAGTTGTTTGGGACCAAGAAGCAGGTAGATACGTATTAGTACCTGCTACAACATCTGAGGCAAGAACCAGATTAACTTCGCATCACCAGCCAATTCCTAGCTCACACACTCAGAATCCAAGATCAGTTCTTCCACCTCAAGATTGTTCATCAGGGAAAGCTCCTCCTCCCCTTCCTCCACCTCAGCAAGGAGAGAGACTGATGTATACAGGTGACTCTATCTTCTTTGGAGGTCCGCTGGTAAATATCCCGAACAGAGATGGCCTAAGAAACGAAGGTGACTCGGGAAGAGAGGGGCAAGACAGAATGACATTGGCATTACCTTTGAGTATTTGATTATTGAGAGGTATGCGGAGGACTTAATGAGGTAGAAAGTAGAAATCCTTTGTGAACATTTCTTCCACGGGTCTAAGCCTTATCTTACTTCATTGCTTTGTATTCGCTTAAAGGACCAGTTTGTATGACTCCATCAATCTGACCTCTTGATTTTATGATCATTACTTTAGAGAATTAGCCAAAGGTTTAATTTGTGGGTTGAACCGTTTAAAGTTACATCTTGGTTCTGGAAACACTCTACATAACCTGTGTCCTGAACCGTTACTTTCTCTTCCTCTAGAAAAGGTACCAAATTAAAGAGCAAACAGAACCGGAATTAAACTCAAAAATTCTTACATCTATGTTTAGTAAATGACGCtcagtgtatatatatagagagaggcTTAAACACCGGTGTCTTTCGTTTGGTTTTTGTATCAGATATTCAAGATCGTTAATTTTGAGCTCACCTTACTTCAACTTTCCTTTTTGATTGGTGTGGTTGGAATGAACTTAACTCATTGTTCTGGGTCGTTACTTCGTTACATATATAAAGAGGATCTTTAATCTACTTCACTAGAAACTATGTGGGGTTTGTGAGCTACAAGATTCTTGGTGTTTTGTCATGATCAAATCTTCTATCTAGCTTTCTCTGATTCTACTTGAAGTTGGTCACTCTTTTGGCTTTAAAATTCTGTTTTCTGTGTCAAAAATTTTCTTAGTACTAGAAAGACGTTCACTTCTCTTATCATGAAAACACAGAAACTGTGTTACTTATATTGTTATATCTTGCTTTTATGATAATCATACTTGCTTTTGAACTCATGGTGGTTATACTGTTACAGATATTTAATCTTACATAAGTGAAATCCCATGAATTTGTGAGGCGTATTTGGAGACATTTGCAGCCAAAGTAGATGAATGGGCAAGAGAATGCAGAAAAGGATGCGGATCATGTCATTTGTTGTCCTTGGTATCTTTGTTCTTTTCTGCAATATATGTAACAAAATAGAAAGAGTTATTTTCTGCAATATATGCTCCTTTCAGCTCAAAAGCAGTACTTTGTGCATCAGCAAAGGTTCTTCAGATGTATCTTGCGTGGGGAAATCAGGACTGTAAGACATTCTACCTCAGGTGGTGATGACGATAGGTGGAAGGTGTTGATGGTCCAGATGGGTGGCATGACGCTTTTGAAGAGAAGCACCTCCACCGCCTTCACACTGGTTCTCATATTGACATTCCATCACGTGTCGTGATATCTGTACATATATTCAAACAGATTTATTACATCGTAATCCTGATATTTACGTGAGAtgcgaatatatatatatatagataggaACGATTATATATCTAGAGTGTAATTTATAATATTCACTAATCTTTATACCATCGTAATAAAATATCCAATATTTACTCTTATTTATAATGCAAAAACTCAATATTACATCTTTTTACTTTGAGTAAATAAGTGAATAAAGAGACTTTTTTATCACGGGAAAAACTAAAAGAAGCAATGGGGAAAGTAGAGAAGTAGGGATGGGAAGGTTGGTATGGATAAAATAACAACATTAGACAAAAATctcttttttggtttttaaaaataacaaaagtgTGTAAACtacaaaaatttattaacattatttcatatattttcaaaatattggtTAAACTgattaaaacatgaaaataaatcgTTAATTATTAGCTGTGAAATTTAGAGATATAAAAAGTTCAACATAAATAAGAAGTATTAACTCAATCAGAtcataaaaaaattcttcaaacaaaataaatagctTTCAAATTGTTGGTTCTATCATCAAACTATTTGTTCAATTTTATTTACAGTACATAAATATAGAAGAAAAGCTATTAATTATATTGCTCTTAaccttttttgtttcataagagggtttgaaaattttagttaaaggaAACAACATGAAGACCATTCCAGTCTGTCAGAGCATATGAACGTCACAATTcgttaatataaaaataattatttatttttaaatatatcttaTCACATATAAGtctttcatatttaaaatttttggaagacaaaaatcattatcatACGCATCTTTTGCAAATGTAAACCTAAAATACAAagttcaaaacatataaaaaataataacgtAGATCATAAATAAAGTATATCTcgtccgtagggcgggccgaacCTACGGACGGGCCGAACCTACGGACGGGCCGAACCTAGTTTCACATATATATTACTGTTTTGATATTCTGTAGTCTCCAAGAAGTATATGTTATGCTTACTGGTGTAGTATTGTTAGCGGATACTCAACTTGCAGAAATCAATACATAATGCAATACATACTCTGTCATATCATCAACAAAGAATCATacctaaaaagaaaatattcacTCTCTATCTTCATATCAATTAGGGAGAATAAAAAATGAAGCCAATCTCCAACAACAACGAAATATGGGAGGCGAAGCTGGAGGATTTAACGTTCAACGTGAAGGAGACACAAGACAATGTCTTGGAGGAGATAATCACACCTAACCTAGAAACATAGTACCTCCAGCGTGTTCACATGGATAGGTTTGATACAGAGCTCTTCAAGAAGAACGTACCGGTCGTGACCTATGAAAATATTAAGCCTTATATCGATCGTGTGGTTAACGGAGAGTCATCAGATGTCATATCAGCCCTCCCTATTACATGTTTCTTGCTAAGTAAGGTACAcacaagaaagaagaaactctctctactttttttttccaaaaaaactcTCTCTActtcattattttatttcgtgtaaataaaatctaaattcttgAATTGTATTTGTATATAGTCCGGGAACTTCGGGAGGAGCACAAAAGATGATGCCATGGAACAACAAGTACTTGGACAATTTAACATTCACATACGATCTTCGTATGCATACTATAACCAAGTAAGTCAAATACTATTTTTACTAGGTAGttacccgcgccttgcgcggaatgagatggttagatcagcaatttttcgaaaatattagaaagtatatatatatatatagtttggaatttgggttttgtgtgtttttttgtgtttaatctcGGTGGTGCTGATTTTACGGTATAGACGTCACTGAGATAGAAACATATGTAAATCCTTTATTTTAGTGACATGTAAAAATTTATTGgaacataagagtaaacacaaaaTATGTTACCtgacaactgcgaaagcatgtaatcatttattttatccacttcatcatttgtgggaaTGAGAATGGTtcgatgtctatacaaatccttaactgttgaggtttgaaaagcttgtcc
Proteins encoded in this window:
- the LOC108831660 gene encoding probable protein S-acyltransferase 19 produces the protein MSSFSSPSHVHEAVSLSPLPQYHTAAPRFAAGASSNAPRQPLNPATSHMIHSTFDEKVMQKGNKADPLLHHAPAPAPAASLLRDVRRTSVVWDQEAGRYVLVPATTSEARTRLTSHHQPIPSSHTQNPRSVLPPQDCSSGKAPPPLPPPQQGERLMYTGDSIFFGGPLVNIPNRDGLRNEGDSGREGQDRMTLALPLSI